In Flavobacterium sp. N1736, the following are encoded in one genomic region:
- the folE gene encoding GTP cyclohydrolase I FolE, with protein sequence MINNEDFLDEIGDNHFSSNAKNPVRQDAFDLTDDEKIEKIKKDVENILQTLGMDLTDDSIKGTPNRVAKMFVKEIFGGLNPAKQPKASTFDNNYKYGEMLVEKNITVYSTCEHHLLPIIGRAHVAYISSGRVIGLSKMNRIVEYYAKRPQVQERLTMQIVQELQKALGTEDVACVIDAKHLCVNSRGIKDIESSTVTSEFGGKFKDPQTKREFLDYIKLETQF encoded by the coding sequence ATGATAAATAACGAAGATTTTTTAGACGAAATAGGTGACAATCATTTTAGCAGCAACGCAAAAAACCCTGTAAGACAGGATGCTTTTGACTTAACTGACGATGAAAAAATAGAAAAAATAAAGAAAGATGTCGAAAACATTCTGCAAACTCTTGGAATGGATTTGACGGATGACAGCATAAAAGGGACTCCAAACCGAGTTGCAAAAATGTTTGTGAAGGAGATTTTTGGTGGTTTAAACCCTGCAAAGCAACCAAAAGCTTCTACTTTTGACAATAATTATAAATATGGAGAAATGCTTGTAGAGAAAAACATAACTGTTTATTCTACCTGCGAACACCATTTACTGCCTATTATTGGACGTGCTCATGTTGCTTATATTTCCAGCGGAAGGGTGATTGGTTTATCTAAAATGAACCGAATTGTAGAATATTATGCAAAAAGACCTCAGGTTCAGGAGCGTTTAACCATGCAAATTGTTCAGGAATTGCAAAAAGCTTTAGGTACCGAAGATGTTGCCTGTGTTATCGATGCAAAACACCTTTGCGTAAATTCAAGAGGAATTAAGGATATCGAAAGCAGCACAGTTACTTCTGAATTTGGTGGAAAATTTAAAGATCCTCAAACTAAAAGAGAGTTTTTAGATTACATTAAATTGGAAACTCAATTTTAG
- the lgt gene encoding prolipoprotein diacylglyceryl transferase, whose protein sequence is MTHALNIIWNPSEGIDLGFFMIRYYSLMFVIAFGLGWFLMKKIFERENEPLDKLDSLFVWTVLATLIGARLGHVLFYDWEYFRNHLLEIFLPFKFEPKFEFTGFQGLASHGAAIAIIIAMYYYSKMILKRPLLWILDRVVIPVASGAIFVRLGNFFNSEIIGHETDSAFGIRFLHDQFSKGEAVNATQIANPKDAYTAIATDPKFADLLTQVPAKHPTQLYEAFCYIFVFAILFFLYWKTNARLRSGYLFGLFLVLLFLVRFIVEFVKESQGGFESELGLFSTGQWLSIPFIIIGLFFIIRAKRNPLATS, encoded by the coding sequence ATGACACACGCCTTAAACATCATTTGGAATCCTTCAGAAGGAATCGATTTAGGATTTTTCATGATTCGTTATTACAGTTTAATGTTCGTAATCGCATTTGGATTAGGATGGTTTTTAATGAAGAAAATTTTCGAACGCGAAAATGAACCACTTGACAAATTAGATTCTCTATTTGTATGGACCGTTTTGGCAACTTTAATTGGAGCTCGTTTAGGTCATGTTTTATTTTATGATTGGGAATATTTCAGAAATCATTTACTGGAGATATTTTTACCTTTTAAATTCGAACCAAAATTTGAATTTACAGGTTTTCAGGGCTTAGCAAGTCACGGTGCTGCAATCGCTATTATTATTGCGATGTATTATTACAGTAAAATGATCTTAAAACGTCCGTTATTATGGATTTTAGATCGCGTTGTAATTCCGGTAGCGAGCGGTGCAATATTTGTTCGTTTAGGAAATTTTTTCAATTCTGAAATTATCGGACATGAAACTGACTCTGCATTTGGAATTCGTTTTTTACACGACCAGTTCAGTAAAGGTGAAGCTGTAAATGCAACACAAATTGCAAATCCTAAAGATGCTTATACTGCCATTGCTACAGATCCTAAATTTGCTGATTTATTAACTCAGGTTCCGGCAAAACATCCAACGCAATTGTATGAAGCTTTTTGCTATATTTTTGTATTCGCAATCTTATTTTTCCTGTATTGGAAAACGAATGCAAGATTACGTTCAGGATATTTATTCGGATTGTTTTTAGTGCTTTTATTCCTTGTACGTTTTATAGTTGAGTTTGTAAAAGAAAGTCAAGGTGGTTTTGAAAGCGAATTAGGCTTATTCTCGACAGGACAATGGCTAAGCATACCTTTTATCATCATTGGTCTTTTCTTTATCATTAGAGCAAAAAGAAACCCTTTAGCGACATCTTAA
- the yidD gene encoding membrane protein insertion efficiency factor YidD codes for MKVITPFVLLVRFYQTAISPFTPASCRFEPTCSTYMIQALQTHGLFYGGYLGIKRILSCHPWGRTGYDPVPEKKCSHKH; via the coding sequence ATGAAAGTAATTACTCCATTTGTTTTATTAGTACGCTTTTATCAAACTGCAATTTCGCCCTTTACACCAGCAAGCTGCAGGTTTGAACCAACCTGTTCGACCTACATGATTCAGGCTTTACAAACTCATGGATTATTTTACGGCGGATATTTGGGAATTAAACGTATCTTGAGCTGTCATCCCTGGGGAAGAACAGGCTACGATCCCGTTCCTGAAAAAAAATGCTCGCATAAACATTAA
- a CDS encoding acyloxyacyl hydrolase: protein MIKKLLLILFFVIIKMSAQDQKPKFAIGFNYGFGSEFKNKDYTFTNHFYKLQLYYKLKETKHFEYEILVQPEVNFGTHQLLNFYFVKPEEPDYIEKRAKYTQLKDIHEYVLNVGFLVRKPISKKCSFYLLGSIGPMITDTETERMSDGFAFADVLAAGFSLKVKSLQFDLRPSVRHVSNAGLGSENAGYNTKNLEFGISYSL from the coding sequence ATGATTAAAAAACTACTATTGATTTTGTTTTTTGTTATAATAAAAATGTCGGCTCAGGATCAAAAACCTAAGTTTGCTATTGGTTTTAATTATGGTTTTGGAAGTGAATTCAAGAATAAAGATTACACTTTTACAAATCATTTTTATAAACTGCAATTGTATTATAAATTGAAGGAAACAAAACATTTTGAATATGAAATTTTAGTTCAGCCAGAGGTAAATTTTGGTACACATCAATTATTAAATTTTTATTTTGTAAAACCGGAAGAACCTGATTATATCGAGAAAAGAGCAAAATATACCCAGTTAAAGGATATTCATGAATATGTGTTGAATGTTGGTTTTTTAGTTAGAAAACCAATTAGCAAAAAATGTTCTTTTTATTTATTAGGCAGTATTGGCCCGATGATTACAGATACAGAAACAGAACGAATGTCTGATGGTTTTGCTTTTGCAGATGTTTTGGCAGCAGGTTTTTCATTAAAAGTAAAAAGCCTGCAATTTGATTTACGCCCAAGTGTAAGACATGTTTCGAATGCCGGTTTGGGATCTGAAAACGCAGGATATAACACTAAAAATTTAGAATTCGGAATTTCATATTCTTTATAA
- a CDS encoding gliding motility-associated C-terminal domain-containing protein, whose translation MTQIRIRIETKLDFTGATLVVSSDICETDIPTATYSGRITKGPAAIPNGTYRVVFTVSGPNGGTETVTANFTNGVLLFPIKSDYFKQVGDFTVTILDIYKDDSERACTNVNSPLSDVLHIYPIPDLTGAKIAEIKTCQNTDALVVISDAVKIVDGTYDLRYDISGVNSVNAQTVRVTFAGGIASFTIPGILNPRSGNGVITITNITHVVSQCTNTANLKGDIVINPLPNIAALKIQIANVCFGDPVSASVSGLGNLTDVTVYYTLSGSNTAAVQTVVLTPTNGTASFVIPSTLLANTGTTTATVTNLQNNITTCAVDVSGVADPFAINPIPVAPTATNKEFCKIDHTTIANLQPNGAQYKWYNAATLTTPLAPTYVLQSENYWVTITTAGCTSDPTMISVTINDIPAPVLNTDGQNFCGLNNPTIADLSNNTNVASSIVWYDPNGNVIPPTTALIEQGTYFGYDFSNTTNCFSNDRLEVTVTLTDCENVPNDFFIPDGFSPNGDGVNDTFVIPNIEFLYPNYTLEIFNRYGNGMYKGYNGKPGWDGLNYEREGIGSGMAPNGVYFYVLNFNKDNRPPKQGRLYLNR comes from the coding sequence ATGACCCAAATAAGAATTAGGATTGAAACAAAATTAGATTTCACCGGCGCAACTCTTGTTGTAAGCTCTGATATATGCGAAACAGACATTCCAACAGCAACATATTCCGGCAGAATTACAAAAGGTCCGGCAGCTATTCCAAACGGAACTTATAGAGTTGTGTTTACTGTTTCAGGACCAAATGGAGGTACAGAAACCGTTACAGCGAACTTTACAAACGGAGTACTTCTTTTTCCCATTAAATCAGATTATTTTAAACAAGTTGGAGATTTTACCGTAACAATTCTTGATATATATAAAGATGATAGCGAAAGAGCATGTACAAATGTGAATAGTCCTTTATCAGATGTACTGCACATATATCCAATTCCGGATTTAACCGGAGCCAAAATAGCTGAAATAAAAACCTGCCAGAACACCGATGCTTTAGTAGTAATTTCAGATGCCGTAAAAATTGTTGATGGTACTTATGATCTTCGTTACGATATTTCTGGTGTAAATAGTGTAAATGCACAAACCGTCAGAGTTACATTTGCAGGTGGTATTGCAAGTTTTACAATTCCGGGAATTTTAAATCCACGAAGCGGAAACGGTGTTATTACCATTACAAATATTACCCATGTAGTATCGCAATGTACAAATACAGCCAATTTAAAAGGAGATATAGTCATAAATCCTTTACCTAATATTGCAGCTTTAAAAATACAAATTGCTAATGTTTGTTTTGGAGATCCCGTTTCTGCCTCGGTTTCAGGATTAGGAAATCTTACCGATGTAACAGTGTATTATACACTTTCAGGAAGTAATACAGCAGCAGTACAAACCGTTGTATTAACGCCAACAAACGGAACAGCATCTTTTGTAATTCCTTCAACCTTACTTGCAAACACAGGAACAACAACGGCAACTGTTACCAATTTGCAAAATAACATCACCACATGTGCGGTTGATGTAAGTGGTGTTGCAGATCCTTTTGCAATAAACCCAATTCCCGTGGCTCCAACCGCTACCAATAAAGAATTTTGTAAAATTGATCATACGACAATTGCAAATTTACAGCCAAACGGAGCACAATATAAATGGTATAATGCAGCAACATTAACAACGCCTCTCGCTCCCACGTATGTTTTGCAGTCAGAGAATTATTGGGTAACAATAACTACAGCCGGTTGTACATCAGACCCAACAATGATTTCGGTTACTATAAATGATATACCAGCGCCTGTATTAAATACAGATGGACAAAATTTTTGCGGATTAAATAATCCAACCATTGCCGATTTATCCAATAATACAAATGTGGCTTCGTCAATAGTTTGGTATGATCCAAACGGAAATGTAATACCGCCAACAACAGCTTTAATTGAGCAGGGAACCTATTTTGGTTACGATTTTTCCAACACAACAAATTGTTTTTCTAATGATCGTCTTGAAGTTACGGTTACACTAACAGATTGTGAGAATGTGCCAAATGATTTTTTTATCCCTGATGGATTTTCGCCAAACGGAGACGGTGTAAACGACACTTTTGTGATTCCGAATATTGAATTTTTATACCCAAATTATACACTTGAAATTTTTAACAGATATGGAAACGGAATGTATAAAGGTTATAATGGTAAACCGGGCTGGGATGGTTTAAATTATGAGAGAGAAGGAATTGGAAGCGGTATGGCGCCAAACGGAGTCTATTTTTATGTTCTGAATTTTAATAAAGATAACAGACCTCCAAAGCAAGGCCGCCTTTACTTAAACCGATAA
- a CDS encoding PDZ domain-containing protein has protein sequence MKKYIVLFFGLLSSFSLKAQSDFLIENNHKKVVIPFKLINNLVFIPIKVNGVELNFLLDSGVEETILFSMEERQEVSFNNVEKIKLRGLGSEEEIEGLKSANNVLETHGIKSSNHLVFIILDQTFNLSSHIGIPVNGIIGYKFFKNNLVEINYQKKKVIIYSNNEEIKQKLDKKFTSVPITIERSKPYIYTTAVTNGAEIPAKMLIDIGNSDAFWIFENNKIKLPQKNFPDFLGKGFSGDIEGHRAKIEKFSIADFEFKNPIVSFPDSTSIRNVKMVPDRIGSVGGEILKRFTVVLDYADKKLYLKKNAKFHEPFTYNKSGITIQHNGLQWVQETVHLQTVQVATSIAEVEDKEKNDNFRYKFQLKPVYEIVNIRKHSAAEKCGLKQGDIIISINKVLPYKYSLQQINNLLKSEEDVWITMEVERNSLILKFRFKLEDEL, from the coding sequence ATGAAAAAATATATTGTGCTGTTTTTTGGGCTTTTGTCATCTTTTTCGTTAAAAGCGCAAAGTGATTTCTTAATAGAAAATAACCATAAAAAAGTTGTTATTCCTTTTAAATTGATCAATAATCTTGTTTTTATTCCCATAAAAGTCAACGGAGTCGAGCTAAATTTTTTGCTTGATTCAGGTGTCGAAGAAACTATTTTGTTTAGTATGGAAGAAAGACAGGAAGTAAGTTTTAATAATGTCGAAAAAATAAAATTAAGAGGTTTAGGAAGTGAAGAAGAAATTGAGGGCTTAAAATCTGCCAATAATGTTTTGGAGACGCATGGTATAAAGTCTAGTAACCACTTGGTTTTTATTATTTTAGATCAGACTTTTAATTTGTCTTCACATATAGGAATTCCGGTAAACGGAATTATTGGATATAAATTTTTTAAAAATAATTTAGTCGAAATCAATTATCAGAAAAAGAAAGTTATCATTTATTCCAATAATGAAGAAATCAAACAAAAATTAGACAAGAAATTCACATCAGTTCCAATAACAATCGAAAGATCAAAACCTTATATATATACAACAGCCGTTACAAATGGTGCCGAAATACCTGCAAAAATGCTTATTGATATTGGTAATAGTGATGCATTCTGGATTTTCGAAAACAATAAAATAAAACTGCCTCAAAAGAATTTTCCTGATTTTCTGGGAAAAGGTTTTAGCGGCGACATCGAAGGACATCGCGCAAAAATTGAAAAATTTTCTATTGCAGATTTTGAGTTTAAAAATCCTATTGTTTCTTTTCCCGATTCGACTTCTATTCGAAATGTAAAAATGGTTCCGGATCGGATTGGTTCAGTTGGCGGAGAAATTTTAAAACGATTTACTGTGGTTTTAGATTATGCAGATAAGAAATTATATCTTAAAAAAAATGCCAAATTTCACGAACCGTTCACTTATAATAAAAGCGGAATAACGATTCAGCACAATGGTTTGCAATGGGTTCAGGAAACAGTTCATTTGCAAACGGTACAAGTTGCGACATCAATAGCTGAAGTAGAAGACAAGGAAAAAAATGATAATTTCAGGTATAAATTTCAGCTAAAACCAGTTTATGAAATCGTAAATATTCGTAAACATTCTGCCGCCGAAAAATGCGGTTTAAAACAAGGAGATATTATTATTAGTATCAATAAAGTTTTGCCTTATAAATATTCGTTGCAGCAAATAAATAATCTTTTAAAATCAGAAGAAGATGTTTGGATTACTATGGAAGTAGAGCGAAACAGCCTGATTTTAAAATTTAGATTTAAACTCGAAGACGAATTGTAA
- the cysS gene encoding cysteine--tRNA ligase has translation MPLYTSQHLKIYNSLSGEKESFNPIHEGNVGMYVCGPTVYSNVHLGNVRTFMSFDVIFRYFLHLDYKVRYVRNITDVGHIVDDVDEGEDKIAKKARLEQLEPMEVVQRYTVDFHDILKSFNFLPPSIEPTATGHIIEQIEIIKKIIDTGIGYEANGSVYFDVVKYNETNNYGVLSGRNIEDMLANTRDLDGQSDKRNPQDFALWKKAEPEHIMRWPSPWSDGFPGWHLECTAMSTKYLGNHFDIHGGGMDLKFPHHECEIAQNEACTGQSPVNYWMHANMLTLNGKKMAKSTGNNILPGEILSGDNNILSKAFSASVTRFFMLQAHYRSILDFSDDAIVAAEKGYKRLMEAVDALSGISTSSTSSIDIASWKQLCYDAMNDDFNTPILIAQLFEAVRYVNLLKEGKETISAEDLATFTTAINAFVFDVLGLSDEKAADSNNDKLEGVVNMLIGMRNQARADKNFALSDQIRDQLIALGIQLKDGKEGTSFSI, from the coding sequence ATGCCTTTATACACCAGTCAACATCTAAAAATATACAATTCACTTTCGGGTGAAAAAGAAAGTTTCAACCCAATTCACGAAGGAAATGTTGGAATGTATGTTTGCGGACCTACGGTTTATAGCAATGTACACTTAGGAAATGTGAGAACATTTATGTCGTTTGACGTTATTTTCAGGTATTTTTTACATCTTGATTATAAGGTTCGTTACGTGCGTAATATTACAGATGTTGGTCATATTGTAGATGATGTTGATGAAGGTGAAGATAAAATTGCCAAAAAAGCACGTTTAGAGCAACTGGAACCAATGGAAGTGGTACAGCGCTATACGGTAGATTTTCATGATATTTTAAAATCATTTAATTTTTTACCGCCAAGTATTGAGCCAACTGCAACCGGACATATTATTGAACAAATCGAAATCATCAAAAAAATTATCGATACCGGAATTGGTTACGAAGCCAACGGATCTGTTTATTTTGATGTCGTAAAATATAACGAAACCAACAATTACGGTGTTTTAAGCGGGCGAAATATCGAAGATATGCTTGCCAATACGCGTGATCTTGATGGTCAGTCTGACAAAAGAAATCCTCAGGATTTTGCCCTTTGGAAAAAGGCAGAACCGGAACATATCATGAGATGGCCTTCTCCTTGGAGCGATGGTTTTCCGGGTTGGCACTTAGAATGTACTGCAATGAGTACCAAATATCTTGGCAATCATTTTGATATTCACGGTGGCGGAATGGATTTAAAATTCCCACATCACGAATGTGAAATTGCACAAAACGAAGCTTGTACAGGTCAGTCTCCGGTAAATTACTGGATGCATGCCAATATGCTTACTTTAAACGGTAAGAAAATGGCAAAATCGACTGGAAACAATATTCTTCCGGGAGAGATTTTAAGTGGGGATAACAACATTTTGAGCAAGGCTTTTTCTGCATCTGTAACACGTTTTTTCATGTTGCAGGCTCATTACAGAAGTATTTTAGATTTTTCTGATGATGCTATTGTCGCTGCAGAAAAAGGATATAAAAGATTGATGGAAGCCGTTGATGCTTTATCAGGTATTTCAACAAGCAGCACAAGTTCTATCGATATTGCATCGTGGAAACAATTGTGCTACGATGCCATGAACGATGATTTTAATACGCCAATTTTAATTGCGCAATTATTTGAAGCCGTTCGTTATGTCAATTTATTGAAAGAAGGAAAAGAAACAATCTCTGCTGAAGATCTTGCAACATTTACAACAGCTATTAATGCGTTTGTATTTGATGTTTTAGGTTTAAGCGATGAGAAAGCGGCTGACAGCAATAACGATAAATTAGAAGGTGTTGTAAATATGCTTATCGGAATGAGAAATCAGGCAAGAGCTGACAAAAACTTTGCACTTTCTGATCAAATTCGCGATCAGTTAATTGCTTTAGGCATCCAGCTGAAAGACGGAAAAGAAGGAACCAGTTTTTCAATATAA
- a CDS encoding type IX secretion system membrane protein PorP/SprF, with amino-acid sequence MKNIIFFISFFFYITSISAQQDPEYTHYMYNMSVVNPAYATGTPAMLNLGGLYRTQWVGSVGAPKTFTFFGHTAITDKVEVGLSLVSDDIGDGAKKENNVYADFAYVLNLGGQNKLSLGLKAGFTSMQTNFNGFVLQSGDVTTDMAFAEDVNVTKPNIGVGAYYFRNNFYAGISAPNLLKSKHIEEKSGINAYGSEEIHTFLTAGYVFQINDKVKLKPAFMTKYVNGAPLSIDITANVLYNNKFEFGAAYRISDAISALVNINVTSTLRVGYAYDYTLSNLGQFNSGTHEIMLLFDLDLLGKGFDKSPRFF; translated from the coding sequence ATGAAAAACATAATATTTTTTATAAGTTTTTTCTTTTATATAACTTCAATTTCTGCACAGCAAGATCCTGAGTATACACATTATATGTATAATATGAGCGTTGTAAATCCGGCGTATGCAACAGGAACGCCAGCTATGTTAAACCTTGGAGGATTGTACAGAACACAATGGGTTGGCTCAGTTGGAGCTCCTAAAACATTTACTTTTTTCGGGCATACCGCTATAACCGATAAAGTAGAAGTGGGGCTTTCATTAGTTTCTGATGATATTGGCGACGGAGCCAAAAAAGAAAATAACGTTTACGCTGATTTTGCATATGTACTAAATTTAGGAGGACAAAATAAACTTTCATTGGGTCTAAAAGCAGGATTTACATCAATGCAGACAAATTTCAATGGTTTTGTTTTGCAAAGTGGAGATGTTACGACAGATATGGCTTTCGCTGAAGATGTCAATGTAACCAAACCAAATATTGGAGTAGGAGCATACTATTTTAGAAATAATTTCTATGCCGGAATTTCAGCTCCAAACCTATTAAAATCGAAACATATTGAAGAAAAATCAGGAATAAACGCTTACGGATCTGAAGAAATTCATACTTTTTTAACCGCCGGATACGTGTTTCAAATCAATGACAAGGTAAAATTAAAACCTGCGTTCATGACAAAATATGTTAATGGCGCGCCACTTTCTATCGATATAACCGCAAATGTACTTTACAATAATAAATTTGAATTTGGCGCAGCTTACAGAATAAGCGATGCCATAAGTGCATTGGTAAATATCAATGTAACATCAACTTTAAGAGTAGGTTATGCATACGATTATACACTTTCAAATTTAGGTCAGTTTAATTCAGGAACACACGAAATTATGCTCCTTTTTGATTTGGATTTATTAGGAAAAGGATTTGATAAATCACCAAGATTCTTTTAA
- the secDF gene encoding protein translocase subunit SecDF, giving the protein MQNKGLIKFFAILFALVSIYQLSFTYVASNVKSEAKAFAGDNPDKELKYLDSIGKEKVLNLGFTNFTYNEVKNKQINKGLDLEGGINVILQISIKDVLKGLANNSKNPVFNKSLADATANLEGNKSYLDKFFEAFDANSNGTTKLASPEIFANRNLQGEGGIAFEMTDAQAQKVIRKKVDESIESAYKVLRERIDKFGVTQPNIQKLGATGRILVELPGAKDVDRIKKLLGGKAQLEFWETYKIEEIGNFLVAANEALKKTEVKVETKTVAKDTLNALLTDSSKDSTEAKKGNNPLFDKILGQGGGPVLGYFAPKDTATVNEYFKRADIRILLGADQHYAKFVWSKPTTIKDAKQKDVEVVELYALKGNRDNIPAMNGGLVTDAKDTFDQMGKPAVSMQMNSQGAKVWEELTGRAFSQKSYIAIVLDNIVYSAPGVTSGPIAGGRSEITGSFDVAETKDLANVLNAGKLPASADIIQSTVVGPSLGQAAIDAGTMSSVIGFLLVCLWMVFYYGKAGWYANLALLLNLLFLFGIMASFGFVLTLPGIAGIVLTLGTAVDANIIIFERAKEELREGKSLAEAVATSYGWHGAMRSIIDANVTHVLTGAILFIFGTGPIKGFALTLLIGIVTSMFTSIFIARIFIDRNIAGKGDLTFSTNITKNWFTNFHFDFIKIKKFTYIFSSIVVVVSLISIFFVNGLDEGVDFVGGRTFQVKFEKPVDATVVSDELSAAFGTPVEAKILGDDDQLKITTKYKIKEDGVAVDAEVNQILYKALAKYYPNTTYDKFINSFDGKRVGVLQQSKVGASISEDIKTNSYWAVLGAMAAIFLYLMVSFRKWQYSLGAIAAVAHDVIFVLGIYSLCYKFMPFHMEMDQHFIAAILTVIGYSMNDTVIVFDRVREFIIGNRKGSFEDIVNASINTTLSRTLNTSLMMIIVLLTMFIFGGESIRGFIFAMLVGIVVGTYSSLFIATPVLVDTISKDEKHNIEDKHNKA; this is encoded by the coding sequence AGGAATCAACGTTATTCTTCAAATTTCTATTAAAGATGTTTTAAAAGGATTAGCAAACAATTCTAAAAATCCGGTTTTTAATAAATCATTAGCTGACGCAACTGCAAATTTAGAAGGAAATAAAAGTTATTTAGATAAATTTTTTGAGGCTTTTGATGCAAATTCAAACGGAACTACAAAGTTAGCATCTCCTGAAATTTTTGCTAACAGAAACTTACAGGGTGAAGGCGGAATCGCTTTTGAAATGACTGATGCGCAAGCGCAAAAAGTAATCAGAAAAAAAGTTGACGAGTCTATCGAAAGTGCTTACAAAGTATTAAGAGAGCGTATCGACAAATTTGGTGTAACACAGCCAAATATTCAAAAACTTGGGGCAACAGGAAGAATCTTAGTGGAACTTCCGGGTGCTAAAGATGTGGATAGAATTAAAAAATTATTAGGTGGAAAAGCTCAATTAGAGTTTTGGGAAACTTATAAAATAGAAGAAATCGGAAACTTTTTAGTAGCTGCTAACGAAGCTTTAAAAAAGACTGAAGTTAAAGTAGAAACTAAAACAGTTGCTAAAGATACATTGAATGCTTTATTAACAGATAGTTCTAAAGATTCTACTGAAGCTAAAAAAGGAAACAATCCTTTATTTGATAAAATTTTAGGACAAGGCGGCGGACCGGTTTTAGGTTATTTCGCTCCAAAAGATACAGCTACTGTAAACGAATACTTTAAAAGAGCTGACATCAGAATTTTATTAGGTGCTGACCAACATTATGCAAAATTTGTTTGGAGTAAACCAACTACAATTAAAGATGCAAAACAAAAAGATGTTGAAGTAGTAGAATTATACGCTTTAAAAGGAAACAGAGACAATATCCCGGCTATGAACGGTGGTCTTGTAACTGATGCAAAAGATACATTTGACCAAATGGGTAAACCGGCTGTTTCTATGCAAATGAACAGTCAGGGTGCTAAAGTTTGGGAAGAACTAACAGGAAGAGCTTTTTCTCAAAAAAGTTATATTGCTATTGTTTTGGATAACATCGTTTATTCTGCTCCCGGAGTTACAAGTGGTCCAATTGCCGGAGGAAGATCTGAAATTACAGGTTCTTTTGATGTTGCTGAAACTAAAGATTTAGCTAACGTCTTAAATGCAGGTAAATTACCGGCTTCTGCAGATATTATTCAATCAACAGTTGTAGGACCATCTTTAGGTCAGGCAGCAATTGATGCAGGAACAATGTCATCTGTAATTGGATTTTTATTAGTTTGTTTATGGATGGTGTTCTATTATGGTAAAGCAGGTTGGTATGCTAACCTTGCCTTATTGTTAAACTTACTTTTCTTATTCGGAATCATGGCAAGTTTTGGTTTTGTACTTACATTACCGGGTATTGCAGGTATCGTACTTACATTAGGTACTGCGGTAGATGCCAACATTATTATATTTGAAAGAGCAAAAGAAGAATTACGTGAAGGAAAATCATTGGCAGAAGCTGTAGCTACATCTTACGGATGGCATGGTGCAATGCGTTCTATCATTGATGCAAACGTTACGCACGTTTTAACCGGAGCGATCTTATTTATTTTTGGAACAGGACCAATCAAAGGTTTTGCTTTAACATTACTTATTGGTATCGTAACTTCAATGTTTACGTCAATCTTTATTGCGAGAATCTTTATTGATAGAAATATTGCAGGAAAAGGAGATTTAACTTTCTCTACTAATATTACTAAAAACTGGTTTACTAATTTCCACTTTGACTTTATTAAAATCAAAAAATTCACTTATATCTTCTCTTCTATTGTAGTTGTTGTAAGTTTAATTTCTATCTTCTTCGTTAACGGATTAGATGAAGGTGTTGATTTTGTTGGAGGAAGAACTTTCCAGGTTAAATTTGAAAAACCGGTTGATGCAACTGTAGTTTCAGATGAATTATCTGCTGCTTTCGGAACCCCTGTTGAAGCTAAAATTTTAGGAGATGACGATCAGTTAAAAATCACAACAAAATACAAAATCAAAGAAGATGGAGTAGCTGTTGATGCAGAAGTGAATCAAATATTATACAAAGCATTAGCAAAATACTATCCAAATACTACTTACGATAAATTTATCAATTCTTTTGATGGTAAAAGAGTGGGTGTTTTACAACAGTCTAAAGTTGGAGCTTCTATCTCTGAAGATATTAAAACAAACTCTTACTGGGCAGTTCTTGGTGCAATGGCGGCAATTTTCTTATACTTAATGGTATCTTTCCGTAAATGGCAATATTCATTAGGTGCGATCGCTGCTGTAGCGCATGACGTTATCTTTGTATTAGGAATTTACTCTTTATGTTATAAATTCATGCCGTTCCACATGGAAATGGATCAGCACTTTATCGCTGCAATTCTTACCGTAATCGGATACTCAATGAACGATACTGTAATTGTATTTGACAGGGTTAGAGAATTTATCATCGGAAACCGTAAAGGAAGTTTTGAAGATATCGTAAACGCTTCTATTAACACTACATTATCAAGAACGTTGAATACGTCATTGATGATGATCATTGTATTATTGACAATGTTTATCTTTGGTGGAGAATCAATTAGAGGATTTATCTTCGCTATGTTAGTTGGTATTGTTGTAGGAACTTATTCTTCATTATTTATCGCTACGCCAGTATTGGTTGATACGATTTCTAAAGATGAAAAACATAACATTGAAGACAAGCATAATAAAGCATAA